A single Thermotoga sp. DNA region contains:
- a CDS encoding Holliday junction resolvase-like protein, translating to MVLIVVILIIVVFILTRNLLKMSREIRELKEKIESKAIKMFEDWKKSEWELQRKILEANLKREYEVKFQEWKMEEEKRIREDAINKSRSVIMGQVTEHLGPFFPEFRYNPKDARFIGTPVDFVVFDGLSEGNLRRIVFVEVKTGKTGNLSTRERQVRDVVERREVYWEKLHYRGE from the coding sequence ATGGTCCTGATTGTCGTGATACTCATCATCGTTGTTTTCATCCTGACAAGGAATCTTCTGAAAATGTCACGCGAGATCCGGGAACTTAAGGAGAAAATCGAAAGCAAGGCTATAAAAATGTTTGAAGACTGGAAGAAAAGCGAGTGGGAACTCCAGAGAAAGATCCTTGAAGCAAATTTAAAAAGGGAATACGAGGTGAAGTTCCAAGAATGGAAAATGGAGGAGGAGAAAAGGATCAGAGAGGATGCCATCAACAAGAGCAGGAGCGTGATAATGGGTCAGGTCACAGAGCATTTGGGGCCGTTCTTTCCGGAATTCAGATACAATCCAAAAGATGCAAGATTTATAGGAACTCCAGTGGATTTTGTGGTCTTCGATGGTCTGAGTGAAGGAAACTTGAGAAGAATAGTGTTTGTTGAGGTCAAGACGGGAAAAACGGGAAATCTGAGCACCAGGGAAAGACAGGTGAGAGACGTTGTAGAAAGAAGAGAGGTTTACTGGGAGAAACTGCACTATCGTGGGGAGTGA
- a CDS encoding CpsB/CapC family capsule biosynthesis tyrosine phosphatase, with product MRMLDVHTHVLFGVDDGVETLEESLDVLKEYKENGMEYIVLTPHINHPAIKSDLKAIKERFTILATESKKFGVELFLGSEVYLTPDVKEFIPINDKFVVIELNTLTYPMYLYDKIFDIQLDGYDVILAHVERYEWLRKNKRVLKKLKDMNVYFQMNIESLEDDKFFTKNGYVDLVGTDYHGRKKGTIDWRLVKKYWDLFENSAKIILGNK from the coding sequence ATGAGGATGCTTGATGTTCACACTCATGTTCTGTTTGGGGTGGATGATGGGGTAGAAACTCTCGAAGAGTCACTCGATGTTTTGAAAGAATACAAGGAAAATGGCATGGAATACATTGTCCTCACTCCTCATATCAATCATCCAGCTATAAAAAGTGATTTGAAGGCCATTAAAGAACGTTTTACTATCCTTGCAACGGAAAGCAAAAAGTTTGGTGTGGAATTGTTTTTAGGAAGTGAAGTGTATTTGACGCCAGATGTCAAAGAATTCATTCCGATAAACGACAAATTTGTAGTGATCGAACTCAACACTCTGACCTACCCCATGTATCTTTACGACAAGATCTTCGACATACAGCTCGATGGATACGACGTGATACTTGCCCATGTGGAAAGATACGAGTGGCTCAGAAAAAACAAGCGAGTGTTGAAGAAATTGAAGGACATGAACGTTTATTTTCAGATGAATATCGAGTCACTGGAAGATGATAAGTTCTTCACAAAAAACGGTTATGTGGACCTTGTCGGAACGGATTACCATGGAAGAAAGAAAGGAACAATCGACTGGAGGCTTGTGAAGAAGTACTGGGATCTCTTTGAAAATTCAGCAAAGATCATTCTTGGAAACAAGTAA
- the nadE gene encoding NAD(+) synthase → MKESLAGFIKEKVKEYGYRGAVIGVSGGVDSAVVLSLCVQALGKDNVFALILPERDSSKDSVRDAIDLCKTLGVEYRKRSITPILRKIGVYRLFPPRLFFPESVVKRYVMNKWNSLSEDPYLDDLKNSGPEEFLKGLTYYRIKHRIRMCLLYFEAEKRGYAVVGTTNRTEYLTGLYVKWGDEAVDIEPIMHLYKTQVFELAEELDIPERILRKPPSPDLIPGVTDEMAFGMSYMELDRILMKIEKKEELSGEDPEKVERVKKILELAKKHRRDLPITCFQE, encoded by the coding sequence ATGAAGGAAAGTCTCGCTGGTTTCATAAAAGAGAAAGTAAAGGAGTACGGTTACAGAGGAGCAGTCATCGGTGTGAGCGGTGGGGTGGACTCTGCCGTTGTTCTCTCGTTGTGCGTTCAGGCACTCGGAAAAGACAACGTTTTTGCACTCATCCTTCCCGAGAGAGACTCTTCGAAAGATTCGGTGAGAGATGCCATAGATCTCTGCAAAACACTCGGTGTCGAGTACAGAAAAAGATCGATCACGCCTATTTTGAGGAAAATAGGTGTCTACAGACTTTTTCCCCCGAGGCTCTTCTTTCCTGAATCTGTTGTGAAAAGATACGTAATGAACAAATGGAACTCCCTTTCAGAGGACCCGTACCTCGATGACCTGAAAAACTCTGGGCCAGAGGAATTCTTGAAAGGACTTACCTACTACAGGATAAAGCACAGAATCAGGATGTGCCTTCTCTACTTCGAGGCGGAAAAGAGAGGATACGCCGTTGTGGGAACAACAAACAGAACGGAGTATCTGACGGGGCTTTATGTGAAATGGGGAGACGAGGCAGTGGACATCGAACCAATAATGCACCTCTACAAAACACAGGTCTTCGAACTTGCAGAAGAGCTCGATATCCCTGAAAGGATCCTGAGAAAACCTCCCTCTCCAGATCTCATCCCCGGTGTCACAGACGAGATGGCGTTCGGCATGAGCTACATGGAGCTGGACCGCATTCTGATGAAGATTGAAAAAAAGGAAGAGCTCTCAGGTGAGGACCCAGAGAAAGTGGAGAGGGTAAAGAAAATTCTGGAACTTGCAAAAAAACATAGAAGAGATCTTCCTATTACTTGTTTCCAAGAATGA